A region from the Triticum urartu cultivar G1812 chromosome 1, Tu2.1, whole genome shotgun sequence genome encodes:
- the LOC125536664 gene encoding MADS-box transcription factor 57-like has product MGRKKIVIRRIENKAARDICFSKRRQGLFRKANELAVMCGAQVAAVVYSRAGKAYSFGHPSAEDIVDRFLRPAEQAGAAGAGMGAAVDPDRLVEQLQQKYNELCTEQNAVEQRKELWGEAIAKGRAEGSQAAA; this is encoded by the coding sequence ATGGGGCGGAAGAAGATCGTAATCCGGCGCATCGAGAACAAGGCTGCACGGGACATCTGCTTCTCCAAGCGCCGGCAGGGGCTGTTTCGCAAGGCGAACGAACTGGCCGTCATGTGCGGCGCCCAGGTGGCCGCCGTCGTCTACTCCCGGGCCGGCAAGGCCTATTCCTTCGGCCACCCCTCCGCCGAGGACATCGTCGACCGCTTCCTCCGCCCCGCGGAGCAGGCcggggcggcgggggctggcATGGGCGCCGCCGTCGACCCGGACCGGCTGGTAGAGCAGCTGCAACAGAAGTACAACGAGCTGTGCACGGAGCAGAACGCGGTGGAGCAGCGGAAGGAGCTCTGGGGGGAGGCCATAgcgaagggtcgcgcggaggggAGCCAGGCGGCGGCGTAG